A genomic window from Eleginops maclovinus isolate JMC-PN-2008 ecotype Puerto Natales chromosome 9, JC_Emac_rtc_rv5, whole genome shotgun sequence includes:
- the LOC134869176 gene encoding putative uncharacterized protein ENSP00000383309, producing the protein MPWLYLFLVVDMFPEEDRGSRLSPEEDRGSRLSLSPLEETRGSRLSPLEEDRGSRLSLSPLEEDRGSRLSLSPLEEDSATFDDVLINPNASSERLLRTPLQNASSERLFRTPLQNASSGRLFRTPPQNGSSERLPERLLRTPPQNASSERLPRTPPKNASSERLFGTPLRNASSERLLRTPPQNASSERLFGTPLRNASSERLFRTPPQNASSERLFGTPLRNASSERLFGTPLQNASSERLFRTPLRNASSERLFRTPPQNASSERLFRTPLRNASSERLLRTPLQNASPERLRRTPPQNASSERLLRTPLQNASSERLFRTTPPQNASPERLLRTPLFGTPLRNASSERLFGTPPQNASSERLPRTPPKNASPERLLRTPPQNASSERLSERLFRTPPKNASPERLPRTPPQNGSSERLPEALPTDSRSPGQQRPPMKCHGRLVPTEKSEHSDKKTPPQNLLRTPLRTPLRTPLRNASSERLFGTPLRNASSERLFRTPLQNASPERLPRTPPQNASSELPPQNASSERLFRTPLQNASSERLFRTPPKIASSERLPRTPPQNALQNASSERLFRTPPKNASQNASSERLLRTPLQNASSERLLRTPPQNASPERLLRTTPPQNASSERLPRTPPQNASSERRFRMPPQNASSERLPRTPPQNASSERLLRTPPQNASPERLLRTPPKNASSERLFRTPLQNASSERLLRTPLQNAS; encoded by the exons ATGCCGTGGCTCTACCTGTTCTTAGTGGTGGACATGTT TCCAGAGGAGGACCGAGGGTCCCGGCTCAGTCCGGAGGAGGACCGAGGGTCCCGGCTCAGCCTCAGTCCACTGGAGGAGACCCGAGGGTCCCGGCTCAGTCCACTGGAGGAGGACCGAGGGTCCCGCCTCAGCCTCAGTCCGCTGGAGGAGGACCGAGGGTCCCGCCTCAGCCTCAGTCCACTGGAGGAGGACTCAGCAACCTTTGATGACGTGCTAATAAACCCA AACGCCTCttcagaacgcctcctcagaacgcctcttcagaacgcctcctcagaacgcctctTCAGAACGCCTCTTCAGAACGCCTCTTCAGGACGCCTCttcagaacgcctcctcagaacggCTCTTCAGAACGCCTCCCAGAACGCCTCCTaagaacgcctcctcagaacgcctcctcagaacgcctcccCAGAACGCCTCCTAAGAACGCCTCTTCGGAACGCCTCTTCGGAACGCCTCTTCGGAACGCCTCTTCggaacgcctcctcagaacgcctcctcagaacgcctctTCGGAACGCCTCTTCGGAACGCCTCTTCGGAACGCCTCTTCGGAACGCCTCttcagaacgcctcctcagaacgcctctTCAGAACGCCTCTTCGGAACGCCTCTTCGGAACGCCTCTTCGGAACGCCTCTTCGGAACGCCTCttcagaacgcctcctcagaacgcctctTCAGAACGCCTCTTCGGAACGCCTCTTCGGAACGCCTCttcagaacgcctcctcagaacgcctctTCAGAACGCCTCTTCAGAACGCCTCTTCGGAACGCCTCttcagaacgcctcctcagaacgcctctTCAGAACGCCTCCCCAGAACGCCTCCGAAGAACGCCTCcccagaacgcctcctcagaacgcctcctcagaacgcctcttcagaacgcctcttcagaacgcctcttcagaac aacgcctcctcagaacgcctcccCAGAACGCCTCCTAAGAACGCCTCTCTTCGGAACGCCTCTTCGGAACGCCTCTTCGGAACGCCTCTTCggaacgcctcctcagaacgcctctTCAGAACGCCTCCCCAGAACGCCTCCCAAGAACGCCTCcccagaacgcctcctcagaacgcctcctcagaacgcctcctcagaacgcctctCAGAACGCCTCTTCAGAACGCCTCCTAAGAACGCCTCCCCAGAACGCCTCcccagaacgcctcctcagaacggCTCTTCAGAACGCCTCCCCGAAGCACTACCTACAGACAGCCGATCACCAGGTCAACAACGACCTCCCATGAAATGCCACGGTAGATTAGTCCCTACCGAGAAGAGTGAGCATTCTGACAAAAA AACGCCTCCCCAGAACCTCCTAAGAACGCCTCTTCGAACGCCTCTTCGAACGCCTCTTCGGAACGCCTCTTCGGAACGCCTCTTCGGAACGCCTCTTCggaacgcctcctcagaacgcctctTCAGAACGCCTCTTCAGAACGCCTCCCCAGAACGCCTCCCAAGAACGCCTCcccagaacgcctcctcagaactgcctcctcagaacgcctcctcagaacgcctctTCAGAACGCCTCTTCAGAACGCCTCTTCAGAACGCCTCTTCAGAACGCCTCCTAAGAtcgcctcctcagaacgcctccccagaacgcctcctcagaacgctCTTCAGAACGCCTCTTCAGAACGCCTCTTCAGAACGCCTCCTAAGAACGCCTcccagaacgcctcctcagaacgcctcctcagaacgcctctTCAGAACGCCTCTTCAGAACGCCTCCTAAGAACGCCTCCCCAGAACGCCTCcccagaacgcctcctcagaac aacgcctcctcagaacgcctcctcagaacgcctccccagaacgcctcctcagaacgcctctTCAGAACGCCGCTTCAGAAtgcctcctcagaacgcctcctcagaacgcctccccagaacgcctcctcagaacgcctcctcagaacgcctcctcagaacgcctcctcagaacgcctcccCAGAACGCCTCCTAAGAACGCCTCCTAAGAACGCCTCTTCAGAACGCCTCTTCAGAACGCCGCTTCAGAACGCCTCTTCAGAACGCCTCCTAAGAACGCCTCTTCAGAACGCCTCCTAA